The sequence below is a genomic window from Lolium perenne isolate Kyuss_39 chromosome 4, Kyuss_2.0, whole genome shotgun sequence.
AAGGAATCCGTGCTCCTTGCTCTTGTTCATGCTATCCAAATGCTCGAACTCGATACCCAGCATGGCGTCGACGAACCACCAATTAGCCACCTCCTCAAGCTTCGTCACAATGAGCTTGTTCTCCTTGATGATCTCCTCCCACACCGCCTCCTTGTCCGCCATGACCTCAGCAAGCCTGAACCTGCTCGCCTCTCCTTCATACCCAGCCCATTCCACCCCGAAACGGTCGGCCAGGATCGGCCAGAGCCGCTTCCATTTGAACACATCCCCGTTGCTGCAATTGAACGCTTCATTCTTGGCGAGAGGGTCAAGCGCGGCCCAGATTTCGTGCTCGGCGATGAGGTCTGCATCCGAGGAATCGCTGAAACTCTCCCAAGCGACCCTGGACCCGGGCCAGCGCAGTGTGGCACCCTCCTTGCGGCAGATGGCGGCGTAGACGCATAGGCTGCCGACTAGATTCATGGCACCGCGAGCAGTGAATCCGAAGATGGTTGTGGGGCGGTGGACGGACCAGCTGACGGCGCCGTGGCCGCGGGAGACCTCGTCGAAGAGCACGTCCTCTTGGTCGTAGTAGAAGTTGGGATGATCCAACCGGGGCATGTCCTCGGTGTAGGGCGGGTCGTTGGCGGGGATCTTGCCGATGGCGTCGAACGGACCGACGTAGTGCTTGCGGCCGGTCTGCAGGCAGACGTGGACCAGCGCGGGGCAGCTGGCGACGACGACGGAGAGGACGCTCCGGAGCATGGCCGAGTTGGCCTCGCGGTTCTCGGCCTCCGTGGGGTGGTTGGACCACGCGGCGTAGAAGACGTGGGTAATGTCGGTGAGGGGCGCTAGTgcctcggcgacggcggcgacatCTGCGAGGTCGAGGTGCAGGTACGTGACGGCCGGGGAGGGCGGCCGAGACCAGCGCGGGAGCGGGCGGCGGGAGACCGCGTACACTTTCCAGGGCCCGCTAGGCGTGTCGTGGCGCGGGAGGATATCGAGGAGGGAGGTGCCGACGATGCCGGTGGATCCGACGACGAGGGCGACGCTCTTGAAGGAGGGATCGATCGCGGCGGCGTTCTCGTCCTGGCGCTTCGTGAGCGCGCCGCCGGTCGCACGTGCCCACCACCAGCTCGAGCTCATCGCGGCCGCCAGCAAGTACTGTA
It includes:
- the LOC127294907 gene encoding (S)-8-oxocitronellyl enol synthase ISY1-like, whose amino-acid sequence is MSSSWWWARATGGALTKRQDENAAAIDPSFKSVALVVGSTGIVGTSLLDILPRHDTPSGPWKVYAVSRRPLPRWSRPPSPAVTYLHLDLADVAAVAEALAPLTDITHVFYAAWSNHPTEAENREANSAMLRSVLSVVVASCPALVHVCLQTGRKHYVGPFDAIGKIPANDPPYTEDMPRLDHPNFYYDQEDVLFDEVSRGHGAVSWSVHRPTTIFGFTARGAMNLVGSLCVYAAICRKEGATLRWPGSRVAWESFSDSSDADLIAEHEIWAALDPLAKNEAFNCSNGDVFKWKRLWPILADRFGVEWAGYEGEASRFRLAEVMADKEAVWEEIIKENKLIVTKLEEVANWWFVDAMLGIEFEHLDSMNKSKEHGFLGFRNTVNSFKTWIDKMKVSKIVP